The sequence below is a genomic window from Chondrinema litorale.
GTATAAGGAGGATGATTATAAAGCTATTGGCAAATATGGTAGCTACTGGGGAGTTGCTGGATTAGATAGCCAAACACCAGTTGAATATGAATTTAATGCAACAAATGCATTGGTAGTAATTAGTAACAGTGGTAATTACGCTGAGTTAGAAAACGTAATTACACCTGAAGTTGCTGTAAGCTGCCGCTGTGTTAAAGATGAAGAATAATACTATTTATAAGCCAATAAAAAAGGTCAGCTAGTTAAAGTAGCTGACCTTTTTTTATAGATTCTTAGATTTTATTTAATTTCCTGATATCGTTGTATTCAAAATCGAAGTCAATTTCAAAACAGCTTACAAACTGTTTCTTCATGGCAACTTTTAAACTTTGAGGATCTTCGCAATAGAATACAAAAGCACCTCCACCACCAGCGCCACAAAGCTTGCCACCTTTTGCCCCATTTTTTAGAGCAAAATCGTACATTTCGTCTAATTCAGGAGTAGTACAAGATGGAGCAAGTTGTTTTTGTGCCTGCCAGTTAGCATCGATTATCTCTGCACATTTATCGAAGTCTTCAGCTAATAATGCATCTGTAAAAGATTTTCCATACTCAGTAAGCTTCTCTATCGCACCTACACCTTCTGGTGTTTTATGATTACGATAAACTTCTTCTACAGCAGTTTGTGCATTTCTTGAGATGGAAGTATGAATTAATAATAGATTTTGTCTGAATTTTTCAAGCGTTTCTCTTGGCACTTCTTCTCCTACAACCTTACCGTAGTCATCACCAAACTCGAAACAATGAAAGCCTCCATAAACTATAGAATACTGATCTTGCCTACCAATAAACCATTGAAGTTCTTTATTTTCAAGATTGAAAAGATCTTCACCAATTTGAGGCAAAGTTTTATTCTCTACATTATAATTTTTGGCACTAATTAGTTCAAGCAGTTTTGCTCCTGTAGAAGTACTTAAGCCACTACCTCTTGGATAACCAGAGAAATTAAAACTACCATTTTTATATTCTATTAGTGGTTTTATTGCCACATTAGAAACATACCCTTTTTTTCCATACATAATATATGGAACATCAGTCCATCCACCTGCAAAATCAATTCTTAGGGGTGCTCTAAAAGCGTAATTGATTTTATTTATAATATTTGTGGTTGAAGTTGGGATGAGTTCTTCGGGTACAACTCTGGATACTGTTTTAGGCTCAATTGAGAGGTCTTTGCATAATGATTTCTTAAAATCGATACCTGAATCATCATCATTAATTACAAACATATCTGGTTGTAAGGCTTCCAAAATGTTCATAAAATCAATTTTACCCTCTCCTAGCTCTTCACCATTTAAAACAGCATAATCCACATCACCAATTGAAGCAACTAAGAATACCCTGTTATTTTCAGGATTTACTGGTCTACCAATTCCTTTTAGTTGTTCTATAATTTTATCTCTACCAACACCTACTACTAGTATATCTCCAAAGTTCTTACACTGATTAAAAAAAACAGCATGACCAGATTGCAATATATCATAGCAGCCCGATGCAAAAACTATTTTTTTATCTTTATTCTCTTTTCTAAGATTTTTTAATTTTTCTTCATCAAGAATTTTAGCTCTAATATTTTCTACCATAAGAAAACTTTATCAAAGTTATTTATTGAGTTATCTTGAGCTAAGGTAAATCGAAATCTTTGGAAAACAAATTTGAGATTTTAGTTACTTTCTGGTATAATAACTGGGCACTCAACTTTTCCTCTACCTCTTCTTGAATTAAATGAGCGACTTCTCCTAATTCTAATTGGGCTTCCAAGCTCAAATTGCAGTTTTACTGAGAAAACACCATATACATCTCCAATTGCAGGATTACCATTGGCAATTACATCATCATCTATTCCATCAGGTCTTATATTCTCATAATATAGTCTAGCTATTTCATTAATTTCATTAGTATTTATTAATGAGGCACTTACACCATCTAACAAATCAGTATTTGTAAATCTTAATGCTCCATCTACAACAATAGATACGGTAGATGAAACTCTAAACCTTAAACCACCACCTATTGGAAAAATCAATGCAGGTGAAGAAACTGGTTGCCCATCTAAATTCCACTCTCGCGACCTCAGCCAAGATTCACCATTAATTTCATCCAAAGTAACATTATGTTCAGGATCAACTTTAGTGATTCCTATGCTAGCTGAAATAAAAGGCATTATTGCTTTTTCTGCAGATGCAGCTAATATTATCCCTGTATAAAACTCGTAATTATCCGCTCTGAAATCTCTATTCCTTTTTGGATTATAATCTTCAGCATAGATCCGATACATACTACCACCAGCTTTAGCATATATGTTAGGTGTGAGCTGATACCAAAATTCAAGATTACCAGCAGCTCTTAAATGACTTATATCAGGAACAGAGACATCACCTGAATATGAAGCTAAGCCTGGGCCAAATGCAACACTCCATTGAGCTTTGAGATTTGAGCTAATAGATAAAAAAAGCAGTAATAAGTAAAAAATTCTTAAGGTCATTAAGCTATGCTTATAAAAAACTTACACAAG
It includes:
- a CDS encoding adenylyltransferase/cytidyltransferase family protein → MVENIRAKILDEEKLKNLRKENKDKKIVFASGCYDILQSGHAVFFNQCKNFGDILVVGVGRDKIIEQLKGIGRPVNPENNRVFLVASIGDVDYAVLNGEELGEGKIDFMNILEALQPDMFVINDDDSGIDFKKSLCKDLSIEPKTVSRVVPEELIPTSTTNIINKINYAFRAPLRIDFAGGWTDVPYIMYGKKGYVSNVAIKPLIEYKNGSFNFSGYPRGSGLSTSTGAKLLELISAKNYNVENKTLPQIGEDLFNLENKELQWFIGRQDQYSIVYGGFHCFEFGDDYGKVVGEEVPRETLEKFRQNLLLIHTSISRNAQTAVEEVYRNHKTPEGVGAIEKLTEYGKSFTDALLAEDFDKCAEIIDANWQAQKQLAPSCTTPELDEMYDFALKNGAKGGKLCGAGGGGAFVFYCEDPQSLKVAMKKQFVSCFEIDFDFEYNDIRKLNKI